GAAGAGTTTCAGAGCCAACTGTCATTACTGTTAGCAGTGATGAGGAAAATGAATCAAATGAAAAGGAAatatatttcactgataaagaCAGCCTTGCTAATAAGAGGCGGATGTCAGCAAGCACTCCGGCCCTTAACACATTAGTTCCAGCCAGGGTGAAGAATATCAAGCGAAGCTTAAAGAGACCTCATAGTAGGGAACTGCAAGGGTTAACGCCGCTGGAAAATCGGGAAAAGGTGGATGATAGAGTGAAACGGAGACTGAATTTCAATCAGACAGTTAAAGAGAGGATGCAGACACCTGATTTATGTACGTAgcataacctaatcacaaaattaatattaaaaaaaaaaaaccccgaccgcgatatagtggaccgatttccatgagacatggctaagaacactcccgactaattcagctttcaaacaaaaaaaactaaatctaaatcggtttatccgtttgggagctacgatgtcacagacagaaacacacacagacagacagacagacacgtcaaatgtataacaccccgtcgtttttgcgtcgggggttaaaaatgattaataacaattttttttaaactttttcctATTTAGATCATTTGGATTTCTATTAAAATCatattgtgttattttatttacagcACTGAAATCATACATGGCTAATATGGACAGAGATTACGCAGGTGAAATTCTATCATATCTTCTACAAGCCGAGAGGAAAACAGCGGCGCTCCCGCGGGTGAAGAGTGAGACGAGAGCTGGCGTTATCATCTGGCTGATGAAAATAAATGTATGTGTCATATAATTTCCTATCTAAATACAATGAGCCCGATAGGGACATGTTATAAACCTAAATATGTAAATGCAATGTACTAAGAAAACGTGACCAGCAccggtagcatggtcgcgcgatagacgataaaatatcaggccgtccctatcgcactattagtaagtgcgatagggacggccagatgttttatcatttatcgcgcgaccataattgcctgccagggtacgtagccgaatgacacaaacgctcacgaaacggtcacgaaacgaaacactcgtagatatctatctctatcgctcttgcgtatgggcgcgacagatccagactacctttagcggcgtttcgttttcgttttgcgtcgcagaaatgccattcggctacggcaagTGGGCAGGCCTCCAGTTGGCCGCGGCTGTAAACGAACCAGCGTCCATTGCTATCGCGGTGCTGATTCAGATTTACACATCTTGTGATGGTTTTGATTTCGATCTTGGTGATTATGATTAGTGTAATATGGATTGAATTATTTGCTCCAAAATCAAGATTAACGCTAAACACCAAAATGATCTTCAAGGTCTTAATAAAGCTATATtataatgttgtcttcggttaccgcgatagttactcatgaaataaaactatggaaacggatttaaaggtcgggatgaattttaaattcattatacgcgatttaatccgtttccatagttttatttctatatCAAATGATTAAATTAGATATTTGATAAATAATCCATTTTGTAGTTAAAACTACGAACCTATTATTGTTTGACGAGTAACTAAGTTCGAGTTTACTTCCATAATGATATTGTCATTGACAATCGAATTCAACCTAGGGCGTAGACGGCAACCCAGCCACCATTCAAACTGCGGTGTGGTACCTGGACGCCGTGCTGGCCACCGGCAACGTGACGCTAGAGAATATGCAGCTAGTGGCCACAGCAGCGTACTGGATAGCGACCAAGCACCACGGCCCGCTGACTCCTGCGTCCAAGCTTGTCAAATACGCCAACCATGCCTTTACGCACCAGAGGCTGTTGGAAGCGGAGAAAGTAATATTGGCTAGATTGGTATGTACCTATACTACATATATACTTCTGAAAAACAGAACCCTTATAGGACCAGTTTCTTGATCATGGGCATAAGACGCTGGAGAACATACAACTGATTCTCGCGGCGGCCTACTGGATTGTGACCAAGCCCCACGGGCCGCTGACTCCTGCGTCCAAGCTTGTCAAATACGCcaaccacagaactaaatcttGATATAGTTCTGTGACGCCAACCATGCCTTTACGCACCAGAGGCTACTGGAAGCGGAGAAAGTCATATTGGCTAGATTGGTATGTATCctgattttttagggttccgtagtcaactaggaacccttatagtttcgccatgtctgtctgtccgtccgtccgtccgtccgtccgcggataatctcagtaaccgttagcactagaaagctgaaatttggtaccaatatgtatatcaatcacgccaacaaagtgcaaaaataaaaaatgggaaatttttgtttattagggtaccccccctacatgcaaagtgggggctgatattttttttcattccaaccccaacgtgtgatatattgttggataggtatttaaaaatgaataagggtttactaaaatcattttttgataatgttaatactttcggaaataatcgttcttaaaggaaaaaaaagtgcgtccccccccctctaacttttgaaccatatgtttaaaaaatatgaaaaaaatcaccaaagtagaactttgtaaagactttctaggaaaattgttttgaacttgataggttcagtagtttttgagaaaaatacgaaaaactacggaaccctacactgagcgtggcccgacacgctcttggccggtttttttatgagTTCCGTGAAGTTTGTTTGATCAGTGTTCTGAAAAGGTTGCAAGTTAAAATCTGTTTTTGTTAATGgattttaatttttcaaataatacaaaaaaaaaccggccaagagcgtgtcgggccacgctcagtgtagggttccgtagttttccgtatttttttcaaaaactactgaacctatcaagttcaaaacaattttcctagaaagtctttataaagttctacttttgtggtttttttcatattttttaaacatatggttcaaaagttagaggggggggacgcacttttttttcctttaggagagattatttctaaaactattaatattatcaaaaaacgatcttagtaaacccttattcatttttaaatacctatccaacaatatatcacacgttgggattggaatgaaaaaaaaaatcagcccccactttatatgtagggggagtaccctcataaaacatttttttccattttttatttttgcactttgttggcgtgattgatatacatattggtaccaaatttcagctttctagtgctaacggttactgagattatccgcggacggacggacggacggacggacggacggacggacggacggacggacggacggacggacggacggacggacggacagacagacatggcgaaactataagggttcctagttgactacggaaccctaaaaataccttTCTCACTGACGTAATGCACTAAACCCTGATCCGTCCTTAACACAACATCAACAAACGTCACCTTATTTTATCagtttattatagttataaaaTGTACTCTTTGTTTTGTACAGAAATTTCCTCTCCTACCAGTAGTGCCCCAAGACTACATCTGGTACTTCGCGTGGAGGTGCAACCATGAGCGGCCCGGCGAGATCGAGGTGGCCACCACGTTCCTCTGCCTCTGCGGGCTGATGGTGAACAAGAGCCTCTGCTCGGAGTACCCGTCCGTCGTGGCCGCAGCTTCCGTGAGGAATGCACTGTTGTTGCTGAAGAAGAAGGAGCTGATACCGAGACTACAGAAATGTCCAGCGTAAGTGGAAATTCATATTTTTCTATCATGATCACCTTAAACTATAATCTGGCACATACGAGATACCAAAATAATTATGGATCGGTCTAAAATGATTAAATTAATGATTATTTAAAACAGTGAGTAGGTATTCATGGAAGAATATATACAGCTGTTAAACCATTTGAACTCAACATGGTAGGGAATCCCCTTGTTGATGTTGGAGGGGATCcccttaaggctgctttcaaaaaaaacgtcaaaagaatgtaaaattgatagttttagtcggtgaaatactacactttccgttatccaatagatttatttaattcaagttccagttagagcatcttattatcttgatttttataagactggatttttgaaaactaactcactaaattaattatgaatttttctctaatgcacgtttagaaaaacgcacgtatagagctgaatcagtcgatcttatttgtaaaatttggacaattttgaatattaaaacgggtaaatttataattcgtatatcctgtaccacaatcatttcagactagatttttattttaagttttttaaaaagagtaaactagcctaaggcgaattcaatttttttcagaaattacctaaaattaagtgacaatttctttaaaaatctacatcacatcgaagtaagttttatactaaattaatctgcaacgtttacttaaattgctgttatgccttagtgattataaattgctattattgatttttgccaattttttgaaaacgagccttcaccggtacaattattaccacttttggacattttctcatattttgttagaccaagtagaaaaagtcctataatgtgatatatatttataaactactcgcaaatccctttaatttgataccacacacggtatgatcaagcgctcggttgcgatttcactatttttaacacgaaagccctcttaaatgaCGAGGGCTTCACTTTACGCATTATCGCCGAAAAAGGAAATTTAATGTGTGTTTATCAGCGTTTCGCCTCACTGTGGCAacctttaaagtttatgtaaattgttgatactataaattatttgaatatttgtagGGTGCTAAATCTaggattttaatttaattttataagactCGGTTGAGTTGGCTGAAAGTAGTCGCTCAAGACCGTAACATAAAGTGAATTGTtctgagagccctatgtccctataaAGGATAACAGAAATGTATCATCATGAGGGTACCTACCAGTAAAGTTGTAGCAATTGTCTTATTCGTCTATTTTTCCTTTGGTTTTAGATACGTAGCAGCCAAAAAAAGGCCGCGAACTTATCGCACATATGTGCCATCCTCCGCCACGCGGTGCGCGTAGTGGGCGCAAAGAACTACAGCTACAAGTTCATATTCGAGCAGTACGGAATGCCGCCCAAGTATATCGCGCAGACCATCGTGAGCTCGGCCAACGAGCTCGCTGTCATGGACACTATGAATACCGCTGTCATATTTTGAAGGGTTCACCGGGtgggccctgtaacaaaagccAAAAATTTTGCTGTAggctccttaaactgaccaacatttgttcagcgactttcaaaaatgttGAAgtgttaatttatattattttcatacaaaataaatattatcttcaCGTAattacgccattattgttgtcattgtcgttgtctgtcacgctttagacAAAATTAgtaatacattacctcttagtaAAAACTTTCTTAAGggtaataaaatcaaaatacacgttatttttaaaagtcgcagaacaaatgttggtctgtGGAGTATACTAGTAGGCTACAGTTATTTTTCttgcttttgtttctaaatggttattcaattaatgttaattagtTTGTTTTTAATTAGTCATTCTCGGTAGGTAGTAATTTAATTCAAACATTTtgctaaattaattaattcgttgtttggtgaaaaaatatacttattgttttttCATTGTTCAAAATCATTCTAcacaacatatttaaaaatgatgtaatatttaaatataaaactcgTAATGCATAGATCCGCATAGTTACTAGTATAgttgtaattttattatagggTGTTTAAATGTGACGTAATTACGTATTGCACAGTTGGACTTTGATTGATTAGCAACTAATTAATGACGTATTaaattagtttattatatgtatgaaattaaattatatatgtgACTTTATTTGTTATTGTATCTTGAATAATTGTTACATTGCCGTTAAAGAGATGCTCACAGTTGCTAGTTGTTTTGAAAAGTAGACATTAATAATGAGCttaattgtaaatatgtattagCCTAATCTGACTTTAATATTAACCATACTTAACTTTCACAAAAAAACCATGCATTTTAATTCTATGACTAATCatgataaaatttataaaactcTGACATTCTTAATACACGACACTAGATGTAACATACTTAATAGTAATTGATCAAACCGATTTCAATGTTTTTTAACTTTAATTAAGAGGATATTGAGGGTTATctgacttataaaataaatcatttttagggttccgtacctcaaagaggaaaaacggaacccttataggatcactcgcgtgtctgtctgtccctctgtcacagccgatttctccgaaactactggaccgatttacttgaaatttggcacacgtatgtaaatctgtggcccaaagacggacatgtaatttaattaaatgaaatttaatcccaggggtcacttttggggggtaaaattgaaaatataaaatcaaagttattaaaactatattgtgttacatatcaaatgaaagagcgttttatcagcatctgaaatatattttttttatattttttgttttggtaatttagaagtaatttaagaaaataagcaaaaaatgaccattccccccccttatctccgaaactacttagcgtaaaattttcaaaaaaatacacgagatagccctctccctgtagattacaggaaaacctattagaaatctacagtcaagcgtaagtcggacttaagagaaaaaactcagattacgaatttcactcactgccgctgcaagtagttactaaacgtcttaaaattgtgtaagagagttggacaggtataaagaaattcatttctgtctttttctttttagaacttgttcaatttttttttcatttgtacaaaatgacttaagttcctactaaaaaggaggcgcttaagaccgtttataaattgactgatcaaaattttattcaaatcggtccaaaaacaggtgtctgttgacgaaaacatagaatttgtgccaccgaaagcccaaatctgaagtccattttgctctatctcttatcgtttccgagatatatacgtaaagttttgaaagtgcgaaacgttaactttgccatcatagtcgttcaggcgctcatgagttctttgtatggaaaagtcgaaaaccgactcgcacttgaccaatgttcatagaacgttgtggttttttttattagcaaaaatgacttaagcgccttcagaagtgcaggtgcttaaggccgtttgtaagttaaagttagctgtgatggctcaacgaagaaagaagatttcaatatcctacttatacatatttcattaatttaactatacagtttttatttattactcaagccaagcgttacgttagctattgctattgaaaggaaaacttgtgtatgaaccttgaaacaaattatgggacgcgtctgacggacgcggctgacgaccgcgactgataagccgatggcttgcgtgggcgacggtcgcgcgacggcgatgcgacgcatacgaaatcaaaccttatcgatatggaagtggaagaagacgatgcgatgagacgtgacgcaagacacggcgtaagtgtgcacagtcatggggtctcatccggaacatcgtataattaatgtcaaatcaaaatcatagatggcgctacgtgccacgattagccattatgacctatttattcaataaatttaaaggtctcaaaggtattattttagtctcatgcattaagaatatcattaatttaatacacaaatccacacaaacacgaattcaatgcaatatttttcaaaattcgaatctaaaatttattacacgactgaatacaacatcagcaaactcgcattgaacgttattgagtcgtctaagtattattacctctcgtcactagatggagtgactgtgcataacgtacgtgatataattagaatagccacttgagtgcgggctagtcatgcgctcaaaaaaccagtgtaagagcgctctccggaaccatgatcttcttacgcgtctggacggcacattttagactggttacgtagccgtattcaactcgtgtgcactccgtaaccacatggtatagttaatgaaacttatgaatgaatggcgttgttggtaaaacgaaaagcaatatgtgaagcctggcgtccactaagcgattcgtcactaatgcacgcactttcataacaaattcagaaggcgaattaacccttaagaggatacgataccgaagcatgAATTCAaacacgcgcacgcacacaaccgcgtccgccgccggcgcaagtagctactcgcgatcgagcgctctctatatttctctagtttcggacttctgcagggttagcacatgattgccgcgagagtatgtcgccgcgagatagactacccgtccttatgtcattaatacagttagaagaagacgcgtcatctatctcgcggcgacatactctcgcggcaatcatgtgctaggcctactgatgcgaccgagcggcaccgcccccgactgcgcgatggcaataaacacaaaaatcacaaatttgaattcgtgcttgcctaccttatcgtgttagttcttcattattaataaatcattttaattgttgaatgttgattagaactgttatctgggacatttttatttttgtcaaagttgtacgtccacccgactttttttgaattttttttgcgTGGATACGTGTAAGTTTAATTTGGATAGTAAGCACCacaatgaaattaataattaaattaaagattttaaaaggatattatttacttttattgaTCACTCGTAGGACTGTATGACGGCGATGAGACTTGAAAtcgcgattttttttaaacttgccAGTTAAAAAGGTAAATAGCCACGTGCTAATATACTtcctccccccccccctcctccctcccacCTTGCACTCATAAAATGTCATTCAATTTTGGATTAAAAGTAAAGGCGTAAAGCAGAAGCAAACACATTCATTCATAAACATTACAGAGATTATTTTACCGTGACAAAAAAGCACACGGCTGACCCTTAGTACTTACCTACGATAGGCGTTTACCATAGCCATATACACCTATCGTACTTCTGAACACCATACCTATGGCAGCAGATTTAGGAATTCCAATGAATTCTAAAAACAGAATTAGCTGTTGTCATTCCCCAGAAACGGTTACACTGCCAATCCCTTCTGACGTAGTTtcgaaaaaatataaaattggaTACAAGATAATACGAAACAACAAGGAAACATGAAACCGGCTAAGAGGAAAATCCACAACGTAAACCTGATTGGTAGTGGAAGCTAAGTTGATAATGCGATATTAACGTCACTGTGCCATAGAAACAAGCACCTTGCAGACATTACAGTAAATTCCATTTTAAAGACTTTACCAGTATGACGCACTCGTCGGAATTAATTATCTTGTTTATAGTCCATCCCGAGATCTCATAGAGACCGGTCATGTAGCGCACAGTGACATAGCCAAATAAATAATCTATCAATTTAAAAGTCAATGtaattattgataataaaatttaagtgtCTACATATTGAGACAGTGAAAACTAGAAAAATAACAGTGTACAAACAACATGAGGCTTCAGAGTAAGTAGAACCGGTTTAGGTTATGTTGAACTTTTGTAAGGTGTAGGTCGGGTAAAGGCAACATTGCTAATGTGAAACCAGAAAACTGGAGAAGATGCGAAGAACATGTCATCAAGGAAGAGAAGAAAATGAAAGAGTTAGACAACAAGATTGACGATTTGGCcgacagaataataataaatgtgacagaatcaTCTTCATCTTCATCCTCATCGTCGTCATCGCCCTCGCCAGAATAAAATAACGTATATATAAAGTATTgcgttttacttaaaaatatacatatgtttTCACTATTAAACACATAGAATTGaacgacatattttttttcatatttttttattatttagatcattttaattttatttctattgcttttttatatttctctgtctttcatcaaaatttagtgtggtacctataaatattactGAATCAACTACCATCtagcataaaaaaatacataaatataacaatcatcatCTCATACGTAGAAACGGAAGctcgaaatagtattttatgcaactggtggttaaaagaggtcaaaaaaggtgagtggcgtgggtaacaatttgaggcgaagccgaaaattgttaataaagacgccacgagcattttttgactcagttaaacaccgttgcatacaatactttttctacgaccaagcacttattttgaaagaaaattataaattcaacaaatacctactttcagtcatcttagttcaCTTCACTTCACTTCACTTTTTAGTCTATGGCTACCGCGCAGTTAAGCACAATTCTGCCAAAAACGAGTATCGAACTTCACACGGCATGAGGATAGAAAATAAACATAGAGCAAAAAGATAGACTGGGTAATACCTGCAGAACAATATAAGAAAATGACAAACAAAAATTACTTATTCTAAACAAACATTCTtttgattattatattattataatttaatacaaaaacaaacatttatgTTCAACACTAAGTAAAAAAGGTGCCTTTTAAAGGACAATATTGTTTTTTGACATAAATTTACTTATAGCATACACCACTTTATTATTACTAGTTAGGTACAACAATGAAGACATATTAGTAGGTAAAGGTACATTAATATTTGGAAGGTAGGAATAAAGATCAGGAGATTTGTTGTTTAGCGGACAGTTAAAGAAAATATGATCAATATTACCAACTTCAGTACCACAGTCGCATATAGGAGAATCTT
This genomic stretch from Leguminivora glycinivorella isolate SPB_JAAS2020 chromosome Z, LegGlyc_1.1, whole genome shotgun sequence harbors:
- the LOC125241254 gene encoding uncharacterized protein LOC125241254, with product MDKYQDKENVKAKTRIPLPLPPLPALPNHLLKKISERPPLNTLAGPNGLSQNVPSSLLCVAGPSNAKNKSIVDRLKSPFQIDTKFVTMQRGCEYLDFNYQDDKRRVSEPTVITVSSDEENESNEKEIYFTDKDSLANKRRMSASTPALNTLVPARVKNIKRSLKRPHSRELQGLTPLENREKVDDRVKRRLNFNQTVKERMQTPDLSLKSYMANMDRDYAGEILSYLLQAERKTAALPRVKSETRAGVIIWLMKINGVDGNPATIQTAVWYLDAVLATGNVTLENMQLVATAAYWIATKHHGPLTPASKLVKYANHAFTHQRLLEAEKVILARLKFPLLPVVPQDYIWYFAWRCNHERPGEIEVATTFLCLCGLMVNKSLCSEYPSVVAAASVRNALLLLKKKELIPRLQKCPAYVAAKKRPRTYRTYVPSSATRCA